One Echinicola strongylocentroti DNA window includes the following coding sequences:
- the istB gene encoding IS21-like element helper ATPase IstB gives MPNPIETQLIKLRLHGMRQTWATLQETRKNQSLSLTEGLELMLQAEEQERDNRRFKRLESNAGFRYRASLEELSLDRTRGLDDMLLTTLATGEYMEHGDAVLITGATGCGKSYLASALGHQACVHGKKVAYFNTQKLMLKIKMVRLDGTVLKFFDKMARTDLLILDDFGLTHLDKQQQMDFMELIEDRHGKKSTVIVSQLPVSSWYDVIGEPTIADAILDRLVHASYRIVLKGESLRKKM, from the coding sequence ATGCCCAACCCGATCGAAACACAACTTATCAAACTCAGGCTCCATGGCATGCGCCAGACCTGGGCAACATTACAGGAGACCCGTAAAAACCAAAGCCTCTCCCTTACCGAAGGCCTTGAGCTTATGCTGCAGGCAGAAGAACAGGAACGGGACAACAGGAGATTCAAAAGACTGGAATCCAATGCGGGCTTCCGTTACAGGGCTTCCCTGGAAGAACTTTCCCTGGACAGGACCAGGGGCCTGGATGACATGCTCCTGACAACACTGGCGACCGGGGAATATATGGAACATGGTGATGCGGTACTTATCACGGGAGCCACCGGCTGCGGAAAAAGTTACCTGGCCTCGGCCCTCGGCCATCAGGCCTGTGTGCACGGCAAAAAGGTCGCCTACTTCAATACCCAGAAGCTTATGCTCAAAATCAAGATGGTAAGGTTGGACGGTACCGTGCTCAAGTTCTTCGATAAAATGGCCAGAACAGACCTGCTTATCCTGGATGACTTCGGGCTCACACACCTGGACAAACAACAACAAATGGACTTTATGGAACTTATCGAAGACAGACATGGTAAAAAATCCACTGTTATTGTAAGCCAGCTCCCTGTCTCAAGCTGGTATGATGTAATAGGTGAACCGACCATAGCGGACGCCATCCTTGACCGGTTGGTGCACGCCTCCTACAGAATCGTGTTAAAAGGGGAAAGTCTCAGAAAAAAAATGTAA
- the era gene encoding GTPase Era — MTEKTHKAGFVNIIGKPNVGKSTLMNVLVGERLSIISSKAQTTRHRILGLMNDADYQIVFSDTPGMLKPKYELHKSMMSFVNLSLEDADVIVFVTDLFETDNEIEEVIEKINASGTPVLLVINKIDLAKNNKLEEVTQYWTDRLKTDTVIPVSALENFNIERIMQEILDRLPVHPPYYDKEELTDRPERFFASEIIREKIFTNYKKEIPYSTEVTIDQFTEDDKIIRIRAIIFVERSSQKGIIIGDKGKAIKNVGIQSREAMEAFFGKQVFLETHVKVEDDWRKNKNKLRKFGYDQ; from the coding sequence ATGACCGAAAAAACACATAAGGCTGGTTTTGTAAATATCATCGGCAAGCCCAACGTGGGCAAGTCCACACTGATGAATGTATTGGTGGGTGAGCGGCTTTCGATTATTTCATCCAAAGCACAGACTACACGCCACCGTATTCTTGGACTGATGAATGATGCTGACTATCAGATTGTTTTTTCGGACACTCCTGGCATGCTCAAGCCAAAATATGAACTGCACAAAAGCATGATGAGCTTTGTGAACCTGTCATTGGAGGATGCCGATGTGATCGTTTTTGTTACTGACCTGTTCGAAACCGACAATGAAATCGAGGAAGTCATCGAAAAAATCAATGCCTCTGGAACTCCTGTTTTATTGGTGATCAACAAAATTGACCTCGCCAAGAATAACAAGCTGGAAGAAGTCACCCAATACTGGACTGATCGACTAAAAACAGACACAGTCATTCCTGTGTCGGCATTGGAGAACTTTAATATTGAGCGGATCATGCAGGAGATTCTGGACAGGTTGCCCGTTCATCCACCCTATTATGACAAGGAGGAACTTACTGATCGGCCAGAGCGTTTCTTTGCCTCTGAGATCATCAGGGAAAAGATCTTTACCAATTACAAGAAAGAAATCCCCTACAGCACAGAAGTAACTATTGATCAATTTACGGAAGATGATAAGATCATCCGCATCAGAGCTATTATCTTTGTGGAGCGATCCAGCCAAAAGGGCATCATCATAGGTGATAAAGGCAAGGCCATAAAGAATGTAGGTATTCAGTCAAGAGAGGCGATGGAAGCTTTTTTTGGCAAGCAGGTATTTCTCGAAACCCATGTGAAGGTAGAGGACGACTGGAGAAAAAATAAAAACAAACTAAGAAAATTCGGTTACGATCAGTAA